In a genomic window of Afipia carboxidovorans OM5:
- the traF gene encoding conjugative transfer signal peptidase TraF, giving the protein MRPRGAVSALGLGLGAVAGIAGLGWLGGLRVNTTPSYPLGLWQIVRTNGPIAVGDLVFICMPPGPGLALGLDRGYLRSGLCPGGAGPLIKRVAAVGGEHIDIARSVTIDGHALAHSCIRLADAEGRALNPYSGSIVPPGHLYLHSDYAGSYDSRYFGPVPDGGLLGLARPIATFDP; this is encoded by the coding sequence ATGAGACCTCGAGGCGCGGTGTCCGCGTTGGGACTCGGCCTGGGCGCCGTCGCCGGCATTGCCGGGCTTGGCTGGCTGGGTGGCTTGCGCGTGAATACGACCCCGAGCTATCCCCTCGGTCTCTGGCAAATCGTTCGCACGAACGGCCCGATCGCGGTCGGCGACCTTGTCTTCATCTGTATGCCGCCGGGGCCCGGCCTCGCACTTGGGCTCGACCGTGGATACCTGCGTTCCGGTCTCTGTCCTGGTGGTGCTGGACCGCTCATCAAGAGGGTCGCGGCCGTGGGCGGTGAACACATCGATATCGCGCGATCGGTAACAATTGATGGTCACGCGCTCGCTCATTCCTGCATCCGCCTTGCCGACGCTGAGGGGCGGGCGCTCAACCCCTATTCAGGCAGCATCGTACCCCCAGGACATCTGTATCTTCACTCCGACTACGCAGGCTCCTATGACTCGCGCTACTTTGGGCCGGTGCCCGACGGAGGACTCCTCGGTCTCGCCCGGCCAATCGCCACATTCGATCCGTGA